A genome region from Nymphalis io chromosome Z, ilAglIoxx1.1, whole genome shotgun sequence includes the following:
- the LOC126780192 gene encoding protein cycle isoform X3, producing the protein MDDFQQPSTSKCGQSNSSAEQAFELTAGAGDAGTPPCAETAGAMLTVPSQAHLENHQNSRKRKTEFSEAYEMPSCDITISAPSISELQPESVTRKRRVSPCATNSTYDDDGSDDTRSNRTLPDKKQNHSEIEKRRRDKMNTYISELSSMVPMCGAMARKLDKLTVLRMAVQYLRSVRGALSAGPLTVRPRPAFLSEQELNALVLHAARDCFLMVVGCDRGRLLYVSASVTTILHYDQSELLGQSLFDILHPKDVAKVKEQLSSSDLSPRERLIDAKTMLPVKADMVAGASRLCPGARRSFFCRIKCRNPANRQQPNQVKEEGETNDKMRKKQEKKYCVVQCTGYLKSWAPAEMSESGADGNPDDGDACNLSCLVAVGRALTDLTPHTPPAPFTRYVQYISRHATDGKFLFVDQRVTLALGFLPQELLGTSLYEYISAAELGAVARTHKSALLRRDALSTPPYCFRRKDGTYARIQTEFKPFRNPWTKDVECLVANNTLVTEEQEQPLLEDCNLFDIYKHSEPFWDQLHSALSETDVEMQRLIDSQIESHKIGSTIAEEALGRPPSDYSPELPGDILQDTVFNTQGSVGDNYLGVDMAYNNQVRNNVPLSSVGAEGSPIPDINGYSSTSSPPSISPPISTLGLDGNGEAAMAVIMSLLEADAGLGGPVNFSTIPWPLP; encoded by the exons GTCGAACTCGAGCGCGGAGCAGGCCTTCGAGCTGACGGCGGGAGCGGGCGACGCCGGTACGCCGCCGTGCGCAGAGACAGCCGGCGCGATGCTCACCGTGCCGTCACAGGCGCATCTCGAGAACCACCAAAACTCGCGCAAGAGAAAGACTGAATT CTCGGAGGCTTATGAGATGCCCAGCTGCGACATCACTATATCTGCACCTTCAATTTCCGAACTGCAACCAGAGAGTGTCACCAGGAAGAGGAGAGTTTCACCTTG TGCGACCAACAGTACTTACGACGATGATGGCAGTGACGACACGCGGTCCAATCGCACTTTGCCTGACAAGAA ACAAAACCATAGCGAGATCGAGAAACGAAGACGCGATAAAATGAACACTTATATATCGGAATTGAGTTCAATGGTGCCCATGTGTGGCGCAATGGCCCGCAAGTTAGACAAGTTGACTGTACTCCGTATGGCTGTCCAGTACTTAAGATCAGTACGCGGTGCACTTTCCGCGGGACCATTGACAGTCAGACCGCGTCCCGCTTTTCTCTCAGAACAAGAATTGAACGCTCTAGTACTCCACGCGGCTAGGGATTGCTTCTTGATGGTCGTTGGTTGCGATCGTGGGAGGCTGCTTTATGTGAGCGCCTCAGTTACGACTATCTTGCATTACGATCAG TCCGAGCTACTGGGCCAGAGTCTCTTCGACATCTTGCATCCGAAGGACGTCGCTAAAGTAAAGGAGCAGCTCTCGTCCTCTGACCTAAGTCCCAGGGAACGACTGATTGATGCCAAGA CAATGTTACCAGTAAAAGCGGATATGGTAGCTGGGGCTTCACGTCTATGTCCTGGCGCTCGACGTTCCTTTTTCTGCCGTATAAAGTGCCGCAACCCAGCCAATCGCCAACAGCCGAACCAAGTTAAAGAAGAAGGCGAAACCAACGACAAAATGAGGAAGAAACAAGAGAAAAAGTACTGCGTCGTGCAGTGCACGG GTTATCTTAAGTCGTGGGCTCCAGCAGAAATGTCGGAATCTGGGGCGGACGGCAATCCAGATGATGGCGATGCTTGCAACTTGTCCTGTCTTGTTGCTGTTGGTCGAGCGTTAACCGATCTAACGCCTCACACGCCTCCCGCGCCCTTTACTCGCTACGTGCAGTATATATCGCGACACGCTACCGACGGGAAGTTTCTGTTCGTTGATCAAAG ggTGACATTGGCTTTAGGTTTTCTGCCTCAAGAGCTGCTAGGCACAAGTCTATATGAATACATTAGCGCAGCAGAACTTGGTGCTGTCGCTCGTACGCATAAATCCGCACTTCTAAGGCGTGACGCTTTAAGTACCCCGCCGTATTGTTTCCGGCGTAAAGATGGCACATATGCGCGAATACAGACTGAATTCAAACCTTTCag GAATCCGTGGACAAAGGACGTCGAATGCCTCGTCGCTAACAACACTTTGGTGACGGAAGAACAAGAGCAACCACTACTAGAGGACTGTAACTTATTCGACATATACAAGCACA GCGAGCCATTTTGGGACCAACTTCATAGTGCGCTTTCAGAAACCGATGTCGAAATGCAGAGGTTGATCGACTCTCAGATCGAATCTCACAAAATAGGCTCGACAATAGCCGAAGAAGCGCTCGGAAGACCGCCCTCAGACTATTCTCCTGAGCTTCCAGGAGATATTTTGCAGGATACAGTTTTTAATACGCAG GGTTCGGTGGGCGATAACTATCTCGGCGTCGATATGGCCTACAACAACCAAGTTCGGAACAACGTCCCCCTTAGCTCCGTCGGCGCTGAAGGATCACCCATACCAGATATTAATGGCTATTCCTCTACGTCCAGTCCTCCGTCAATATCCCCACCAATCTCAACTCTGGGTCTTGATGGTAATGGAGAAGCAGCTATGGCTGTCATAATGAGTCTACTAGAAGCCGATGCTGGTCTCGGTGGACCTGTCAATTTCTCCACTATACCTTGGCCGTTACCTTAA
- the LOC126780192 gene encoding protein cycle isoform X5, giving the protein MKEVNRSNSSAEQAFELTAGAGDAGTPPCAETAGAMLTVPSQAHLENHQNSRKRKTEFSEAYEMPSCDITISAPSISELQPESVTRKRRVSPCATNSTYDDDGSDDTRSNRTLPDKKQNHSEIEKRRRDKMNTYISELSSMVPMCGAMARKLDKLTVLRMAVQYLRSVRGALSAGPLTVRPRPAFLSEQELNALVLHAARDCFLMVVGCDRGRLLYVSASVTTILHYDQSELLGQSLFDILHPKDVAKVKEQLSSSDLSPRERLIDAKTMLPVKADMVAGASRLCPGARRSFFCRIKCRNPANRQQPNQVKEEGETNDKMRKKQEKKYCVVQCTGYLKSWAPAEMSESGADGNPDDGDACNLSCLVAVGRALTDLTPHTPPAPFTRYVQYISRHATDGKFLFVDQRVTLALGFLPQELLGTSLYEYISAAELGAVARTHKSALLRRDALSTPPYCFRRKDGTYARIQTEFKPFRNPWTKDVECLVANNTLVTEEQEQPLLEDCNLFDIYKHSEPFWDQLHSALSETDVEMQRLIDSQIESHKIGSTIAEEALGRPPSDYSPELPGDILQDTVFNTQGSVGDNYLGVDMAYNNQVRNNVPLSSVGAEGSPIPDINGYSSTSSPPSISPPISTLGLDGNGEAAMAVIMSLLEADAGLGGPVNFSTIPWPLP; this is encoded by the exons ATGAAGGAAGTAAATAG GTCGAACTCGAGCGCGGAGCAGGCCTTCGAGCTGACGGCGGGAGCGGGCGACGCCGGTACGCCGCCGTGCGCAGAGACAGCCGGCGCGATGCTCACCGTGCCGTCACAGGCGCATCTCGAGAACCACCAAAACTCGCGCAAGAGAAAGACTGAATT CTCGGAGGCTTATGAGATGCCCAGCTGCGACATCACTATATCTGCACCTTCAATTTCCGAACTGCAACCAGAGAGTGTCACCAGGAAGAGGAGAGTTTCACCTTG TGCGACCAACAGTACTTACGACGATGATGGCAGTGACGACACGCGGTCCAATCGCACTTTGCCTGACAAGAA ACAAAACCATAGCGAGATCGAGAAACGAAGACGCGATAAAATGAACACTTATATATCGGAATTGAGTTCAATGGTGCCCATGTGTGGCGCAATGGCCCGCAAGTTAGACAAGTTGACTGTACTCCGTATGGCTGTCCAGTACTTAAGATCAGTACGCGGTGCACTTTCCGCGGGACCATTGACAGTCAGACCGCGTCCCGCTTTTCTCTCAGAACAAGAATTGAACGCTCTAGTACTCCACGCGGCTAGGGATTGCTTCTTGATGGTCGTTGGTTGCGATCGTGGGAGGCTGCTTTATGTGAGCGCCTCAGTTACGACTATCTTGCATTACGATCAG TCCGAGCTACTGGGCCAGAGTCTCTTCGACATCTTGCATCCGAAGGACGTCGCTAAAGTAAAGGAGCAGCTCTCGTCCTCTGACCTAAGTCCCAGGGAACGACTGATTGATGCCAAGA CAATGTTACCAGTAAAAGCGGATATGGTAGCTGGGGCTTCACGTCTATGTCCTGGCGCTCGACGTTCCTTTTTCTGCCGTATAAAGTGCCGCAACCCAGCCAATCGCCAACAGCCGAACCAAGTTAAAGAAGAAGGCGAAACCAACGACAAAATGAGGAAGAAACAAGAGAAAAAGTACTGCGTCGTGCAGTGCACGG GTTATCTTAAGTCGTGGGCTCCAGCAGAAATGTCGGAATCTGGGGCGGACGGCAATCCAGATGATGGCGATGCTTGCAACTTGTCCTGTCTTGTTGCTGTTGGTCGAGCGTTAACCGATCTAACGCCTCACACGCCTCCCGCGCCCTTTACTCGCTACGTGCAGTATATATCGCGACACGCTACCGACGGGAAGTTTCTGTTCGTTGATCAAAG ggTGACATTGGCTTTAGGTTTTCTGCCTCAAGAGCTGCTAGGCACAAGTCTATATGAATACATTAGCGCAGCAGAACTTGGTGCTGTCGCTCGTACGCATAAATCCGCACTTCTAAGGCGTGACGCTTTAAGTACCCCGCCGTATTGTTTCCGGCGTAAAGATGGCACATATGCGCGAATACAGACTGAATTCAAACCTTTCag GAATCCGTGGACAAAGGACGTCGAATGCCTCGTCGCTAACAACACTTTGGTGACGGAAGAACAAGAGCAACCACTACTAGAGGACTGTAACTTATTCGACATATACAAGCACA GCGAGCCATTTTGGGACCAACTTCATAGTGCGCTTTCAGAAACCGATGTCGAAATGCAGAGGTTGATCGACTCTCAGATCGAATCTCACAAAATAGGCTCGACAATAGCCGAAGAAGCGCTCGGAAGACCGCCCTCAGACTATTCTCCTGAGCTTCCAGGAGATATTTTGCAGGATACAGTTTTTAATACGCAG GGTTCGGTGGGCGATAACTATCTCGGCGTCGATATGGCCTACAACAACCAAGTTCGGAACAACGTCCCCCTTAGCTCCGTCGGCGCTGAAGGATCACCCATACCAGATATTAATGGCTATTCCTCTACGTCCAGTCCTCCGTCAATATCCCCACCAATCTCAACTCTGGGTCTTGATGGTAATGGAGAAGCAGCTATGGCTGTCATAATGAGTCTACTAGAAGCCGATGCTGGTCTCGGTGGACCTGTCAATTTCTCCACTATACCTTGGCCGTTACCTTAA
- the LOC126780192 gene encoding protein cycle isoform X4 has translation MTRYGDIRSNSSAEQAFELTAGAGDAGTPPCAETAGAMLTVPSQAHLENHQNSRKRKTEFSEAYEMPSCDITISAPSISELQPESVTRKRRVSPCATNSTYDDDGSDDTRSNRTLPDKKQNHSEIEKRRRDKMNTYISELSSMVPMCGAMARKLDKLTVLRMAVQYLRSVRGALSAGPLTVRPRPAFLSEQELNALVLHAARDCFLMVVGCDRGRLLYVSASVTTILHYDQSELLGQSLFDILHPKDVAKVKEQLSSSDLSPRERLIDAKTMLPVKADMVAGASRLCPGARRSFFCRIKCRNPANRQQPNQVKEEGETNDKMRKKQEKKYCVVQCTGYLKSWAPAEMSESGADGNPDDGDACNLSCLVAVGRALTDLTPHTPPAPFTRYVQYISRHATDGKFLFVDQRVTLALGFLPQELLGTSLYEYISAAELGAVARTHKSALLRRDALSTPPYCFRRKDGTYARIQTEFKPFRNPWTKDVECLVANNTLVTEEQEQPLLEDCNLFDIYKHSEPFWDQLHSALSETDVEMQRLIDSQIESHKIGSTIAEEALGRPPSDYSPELPGDILQDTVFNTQGSVGDNYLGVDMAYNNQVRNNVPLSSVGAEGSPIPDINGYSSTSSPPSISPPISTLGLDGNGEAAMAVIMSLLEADAGLGGPVNFSTIPWPLP, from the exons GTCGAACTCGAGCGCGGAGCAGGCCTTCGAGCTGACGGCGGGAGCGGGCGACGCCGGTACGCCGCCGTGCGCAGAGACAGCCGGCGCGATGCTCACCGTGCCGTCACAGGCGCATCTCGAGAACCACCAAAACTCGCGCAAGAGAAAGACTGAATT CTCGGAGGCTTATGAGATGCCCAGCTGCGACATCACTATATCTGCACCTTCAATTTCCGAACTGCAACCAGAGAGTGTCACCAGGAAGAGGAGAGTTTCACCTTG TGCGACCAACAGTACTTACGACGATGATGGCAGTGACGACACGCGGTCCAATCGCACTTTGCCTGACAAGAA ACAAAACCATAGCGAGATCGAGAAACGAAGACGCGATAAAATGAACACTTATATATCGGAATTGAGTTCAATGGTGCCCATGTGTGGCGCAATGGCCCGCAAGTTAGACAAGTTGACTGTACTCCGTATGGCTGTCCAGTACTTAAGATCAGTACGCGGTGCACTTTCCGCGGGACCATTGACAGTCAGACCGCGTCCCGCTTTTCTCTCAGAACAAGAATTGAACGCTCTAGTACTCCACGCGGCTAGGGATTGCTTCTTGATGGTCGTTGGTTGCGATCGTGGGAGGCTGCTTTATGTGAGCGCCTCAGTTACGACTATCTTGCATTACGATCAG TCCGAGCTACTGGGCCAGAGTCTCTTCGACATCTTGCATCCGAAGGACGTCGCTAAAGTAAAGGAGCAGCTCTCGTCCTCTGACCTAAGTCCCAGGGAACGACTGATTGATGCCAAGA CAATGTTACCAGTAAAAGCGGATATGGTAGCTGGGGCTTCACGTCTATGTCCTGGCGCTCGACGTTCCTTTTTCTGCCGTATAAAGTGCCGCAACCCAGCCAATCGCCAACAGCCGAACCAAGTTAAAGAAGAAGGCGAAACCAACGACAAAATGAGGAAGAAACAAGAGAAAAAGTACTGCGTCGTGCAGTGCACGG GTTATCTTAAGTCGTGGGCTCCAGCAGAAATGTCGGAATCTGGGGCGGACGGCAATCCAGATGATGGCGATGCTTGCAACTTGTCCTGTCTTGTTGCTGTTGGTCGAGCGTTAACCGATCTAACGCCTCACACGCCTCCCGCGCCCTTTACTCGCTACGTGCAGTATATATCGCGACACGCTACCGACGGGAAGTTTCTGTTCGTTGATCAAAG ggTGACATTGGCTTTAGGTTTTCTGCCTCAAGAGCTGCTAGGCACAAGTCTATATGAATACATTAGCGCAGCAGAACTTGGTGCTGTCGCTCGTACGCATAAATCCGCACTTCTAAGGCGTGACGCTTTAAGTACCCCGCCGTATTGTTTCCGGCGTAAAGATGGCACATATGCGCGAATACAGACTGAATTCAAACCTTTCag GAATCCGTGGACAAAGGACGTCGAATGCCTCGTCGCTAACAACACTTTGGTGACGGAAGAACAAGAGCAACCACTACTAGAGGACTGTAACTTATTCGACATATACAAGCACA GCGAGCCATTTTGGGACCAACTTCATAGTGCGCTTTCAGAAACCGATGTCGAAATGCAGAGGTTGATCGACTCTCAGATCGAATCTCACAAAATAGGCTCGACAATAGCCGAAGAAGCGCTCGGAAGACCGCCCTCAGACTATTCTCCTGAGCTTCCAGGAGATATTTTGCAGGATACAGTTTTTAATACGCAG GGTTCGGTGGGCGATAACTATCTCGGCGTCGATATGGCCTACAACAACCAAGTTCGGAACAACGTCCCCCTTAGCTCCGTCGGCGCTGAAGGATCACCCATACCAGATATTAATGGCTATTCCTCTACGTCCAGTCCTCCGTCAATATCCCCACCAATCTCAACTCTGGGTCTTGATGGTAATGGAGAAGCAGCTATGGCTGTCATAATGAGTCTACTAGAAGCCGATGCTGGTCTCGGTGGACCTGTCAATTTCTCCACTATACCTTGGCCGTTACCTTAA
- the LOC126780192 gene encoding protein cycle isoform X9 — MAREYSRVQEFYLQLHELQTPPPHYHYPYEIQSNSSAEQAFELTAGAGDAGTPPCAETAGAMLTVPSQAHLENHQNSRKRKTEFSEAYEMPSCDITISAPSISELQPESVTRKRRVSPCATNSTYDDDGSDDTRSNRTLPDKKQNHSEIEKRRRDKMNTYISELSSMVPMCGAMARKLDKLTVLRMAVQYLRSVRGALSAGPLTVRPRPAFLSEQELNALVLHAARDCFLMVVGCDRGRLLYVSASVTTILHYDQSELLGQSLFDILHPKDVAKVKEQLSSSDLSPRERLIDAKTMLPVKADMVAGASRLCPGARRSFFCRIKCRNPANRQQPNQVKEEGETNDKMRKKQEKKYCVVQCTGYLKSWAPAEMSESGADGNPDDGDACNLSCLVAVGRALTDLTPHTPPAPFTRYVQYISRHATDGKFLFVDQRVTLALGFLPQELLGTSLYEYISAAELGAVARTHKSALLRRDALSTPPYCFRRKDGTYARIQTEFKPFRNPWTKDVECLVANNTLVTEEQEQPLLEDCNLFDIYKHSEPFWDQLHSALSETDVEMQRLIDSQIESHKIGSTIAEEALGRPPSDYSPELPGDILQDTVFNTQMRTFDLTTTTQHEDDYQQVLL, encoded by the exons GTCGAACTCGAGCGCGGAGCAGGCCTTCGAGCTGACGGCGGGAGCGGGCGACGCCGGTACGCCGCCGTGCGCAGAGACAGCCGGCGCGATGCTCACCGTGCCGTCACAGGCGCATCTCGAGAACCACCAAAACTCGCGCAAGAGAAAGACTGAATT CTCGGAGGCTTATGAGATGCCCAGCTGCGACATCACTATATCTGCACCTTCAATTTCCGAACTGCAACCAGAGAGTGTCACCAGGAAGAGGAGAGTTTCACCTTG TGCGACCAACAGTACTTACGACGATGATGGCAGTGACGACACGCGGTCCAATCGCACTTTGCCTGACAAGAA ACAAAACCATAGCGAGATCGAGAAACGAAGACGCGATAAAATGAACACTTATATATCGGAATTGAGTTCAATGGTGCCCATGTGTGGCGCAATGGCCCGCAAGTTAGACAAGTTGACTGTACTCCGTATGGCTGTCCAGTACTTAAGATCAGTACGCGGTGCACTTTCCGCGGGACCATTGACAGTCAGACCGCGTCCCGCTTTTCTCTCAGAACAAGAATTGAACGCTCTAGTACTCCACGCGGCTAGGGATTGCTTCTTGATGGTCGTTGGTTGCGATCGTGGGAGGCTGCTTTATGTGAGCGCCTCAGTTACGACTATCTTGCATTACGATCAG TCCGAGCTACTGGGCCAGAGTCTCTTCGACATCTTGCATCCGAAGGACGTCGCTAAAGTAAAGGAGCAGCTCTCGTCCTCTGACCTAAGTCCCAGGGAACGACTGATTGATGCCAAGA CAATGTTACCAGTAAAAGCGGATATGGTAGCTGGGGCTTCACGTCTATGTCCTGGCGCTCGACGTTCCTTTTTCTGCCGTATAAAGTGCCGCAACCCAGCCAATCGCCAACAGCCGAACCAAGTTAAAGAAGAAGGCGAAACCAACGACAAAATGAGGAAGAAACAAGAGAAAAAGTACTGCGTCGTGCAGTGCACGG GTTATCTTAAGTCGTGGGCTCCAGCAGAAATGTCGGAATCTGGGGCGGACGGCAATCCAGATGATGGCGATGCTTGCAACTTGTCCTGTCTTGTTGCTGTTGGTCGAGCGTTAACCGATCTAACGCCTCACACGCCTCCCGCGCCCTTTACTCGCTACGTGCAGTATATATCGCGACACGCTACCGACGGGAAGTTTCTGTTCGTTGATCAAAG ggTGACATTGGCTTTAGGTTTTCTGCCTCAAGAGCTGCTAGGCACAAGTCTATATGAATACATTAGCGCAGCAGAACTTGGTGCTGTCGCTCGTACGCATAAATCCGCACTTCTAAGGCGTGACGCTTTAAGTACCCCGCCGTATTGTTTCCGGCGTAAAGATGGCACATATGCGCGAATACAGACTGAATTCAAACCTTTCag GAATCCGTGGACAAAGGACGTCGAATGCCTCGTCGCTAACAACACTTTGGTGACGGAAGAACAAGAGCAACCACTACTAGAGGACTGTAACTTATTCGACATATACAAGCACA GCGAGCCATTTTGGGACCAACTTCATAGTGCGCTTTCAGAAACCGATGTCGAAATGCAGAGGTTGATCGACTCTCAGATCGAATCTCACAAAATAGGCTCGACAATAGCCGAAGAAGCGCTCGGAAGACCGCCCTCAGACTATTCTCCTGAGCTTCCAGGAGATATTTTGCAGGATACAGTTTTTAATACGCAG ATGAGAACATTTGACCTTACCACCACGACACAACACGAAGACGACTATCAGCAGGTGTTACTCTGA